The DNA segment aattctaggtctcacaaagtggatatagtaggaaagtaccccAGAGAGGATAaaatatagatcaacaccgttaggattgtagagcttactacaaggattctccacataaaatttggatcaaaactgataacgtttgaccactgatcgtcaagtagaaatctcaaaaaccttactttctctctctatttctctcttatCTTTTCTCTGCATACAGCCACACACGTTCACTGCACAGCTGCATGCTTGCTGTGTTCTCACGCTGCACACCATTGCAatcctatctctctctctttttaatttctttgatttagaCTCAACggtccaatttgtccaagcccacgtatCGTCAACTTCACCCTCCACCTCCTCTCCCGCCCCGACGTCGCCCACCTCCCCACCAACTTCACCTCCATCGGCACCAAGTACGATGACAAGGTCCTTCCTTCCATCGGCAACGAGGTCCTAGGTCCTCAACTCCGTCGTCGCCCAGTTCAATGCCGATCAACTGCTCACCAAATAGCCCCAGGTCTCTGCCCTCGTCCGCGACGCACTCATTCGTCACGCCCGTGACTTCCACATTGTCGTCGACAACGTCGCCATCACCAACCTCTCCTACGGCTTCGAGTTCTCCAGCGCCGTCGAGAAGAAGCAGGTCGCGCAGCAAGAAGCCGAGCGCTCCAAGTTCCTATAGTCGCCCGCGCCGAGGGTGAGAGGATTTTAAAATTCTTTTAGAATATGATTCTAACAAAGATTGCAATAGTTAGtctattttatgatgaatttaaaattattttatataaaagctAGTATATATTAATAGATTCTATGGAGTATATTTTTTAGTCTAACAGAAGTTTTTCGAGGTAAATTGTGagaaggaggtggaggaggagaagggaagggagAGGGAGACAGTAGAAAAAGATAAATGAGAAGGAGGCAAAGATACAAAAAGAGGGATAGGGGAGATGAAGGAGAAGGCAGagtgagaggaaggagaagagcgagaggttgaggaggaggaagaagctgAGTAGTGGTGGATGTTGACTTTCTGCACAACTTCAGGGAAGAAAGAGTAGTAAATAATAGATAGAATTTCTTTGAGGAGAAATCTCTGGTCAATGGACTCATCTATTAGTACCTATTTAGTACCTCCTTAATTTCAAAAGGTTCTAACTTTAAGTTatctttgaaaaaaataattttttttaataaaatttagtaAAGAGGTTgataagattgttgaatctcgtattttgatgataaaactatttgatatatgttcaggatgagacaattaaagcaggaaaatcatgttgtgccgaaggaacatgtcagaagattggacgtcgggccggtggatgggtcgacgtatcgacagaagacttcgggccatggaatcgggcatcgggccaagaagagcgggtattgtgccaaggatatcggagttgcggagtcaactggccgattgggcaataggctgcaggagaggacgatgcgccgaagaatcggacgaagcgtcgagggaccaatgacaagtcggacaacttggttaattgcttaggattaattgtctcgatcgaagttttatttttgttgtgcaggattaactatgatgaaagttagacaagcagtaggagttgcgtcggagtcaagttcatgatcacgttgggagttcgagagttcgatggaagttcggacggttgtcggaggttttgcgggaacagatccgagaagtccagaagcttgccaagcgaagctcgtcgaaactcgccaagtggatcgtcgcaagtccaggagtttcccggaagtccgcagaagaatcaccgagggttcatcggatgatcgacggaagttcgccggaaactcgccggaagaagcgattgacgcatcggagcaaagctacagaaattgtcttagatttaatcgtagttagcacgttgattaagttggaaaatgggaggtgatcccattagcttaatcttggggcaattgggcccctgaaaagattgaaattgggccgaatggagctaaccattcggaccctgattgcaccaggaggtgcaaccgcctagggcaggaggtggcaccgcctgggctaagtctcccagcgagactgggcggtgcaaccgccccagccaggaggtgcaaccgcctgagctcagtcttcgagctagactgggcggtgcaacctccctgacaaagaggtagcaccgcctgagctcggtcttcgagctctggcagagaggtgcaaccgcctcagtcaggaggtgacaccgcc comes from the Musa acuminata AAA Group cultivar baxijiao chromosome BXJ2-8, Cavendish_Baxijiao_AAA, whole genome shotgun sequence genome and includes:
- the LOC135620381 gene encoding prohibitin-3, mitochondrial-like, producing MGKAMRPLNGPICPSPRIVNFTLHLLSRPDVAHLPTNFTSIGTKYDDKVLPSIGNEVSALVRDALIRHARDFHIVVDNVAITNLSYGFEFSSAVEKKQVAQQEAERSKFL